TCTCTGCAAGAGATCATGCAGAATGTCAGGGATGCAGGGACGGGTCTTGTGGAGATCACCGGAGGAGAACCGCTCCTTCAGAATGAAATCCACCTGCTTGTCTCAGGACTGCTTGAAGAGGGCTATACACTGCTGATAGAGACAAACGGCTCGCAGAGTATCGCAGGTGTAGATCCGCGGGCGGTAGTGATCCTTGATATAAAAACCCCCGGAAGCGGCATGCATGAAAAGATGGATCTCTCGAATCTTGCTATGATAAAGCCGTCTGCCGAGATAAAGTTTGTTATTACAGGCAGGGAGGATTATCAATGGTCAAAGGACATGATCCGCGCCTACGGATTGTCAGAAAAATGCCATATCCTCATGTCTCCGGCGTATGGAACTCTTCCTCCTTCAGACCTCGCGAGATGGATACTTGAAGACAGGCTCAATGTGCGTCTCAATATCCAGCTGCACAAATATATTTTTGATCCTGAAAGACGGGGCGTGTAATGAATGAAACGCTGCACAGCGGAAGTTCCTGCCGGTGAAGGACAGATTTCTGCACATTCCCGGAAGACTCTCCGGACTGAAGGAACTGGCATATAACCTCTGGTGGAGCTGGCATCCGGCTGCGCGGATGCTTTTCAAAACGATCGACAGGATTGCATGGAAGGAAAGCGGACATAATCCGGTGCAGATGCTGCAGGAACTCCCGGAAGAAACCTTTCAGGCAATAGGGTCAAATGAAGATTTCCTTCGTCAATATGATACGGTATTAGCCAGCTACCGGGAAGATATCATGACAAAGGTCTGCTGGTTTGCCGCCAATCTGAAAGACACCGGATGCCTGCCGATAGCCTACTTCTCTGCGGAATACGGACTCCAGCATTCACTCCCTTTTTATGCAGGAGGGCTGGGGTTTCTCGCTGGAGACCATATCAAGGAGTGCAGTGATCTCGGTGTTCCGATGGTTGCAGTTGGATTCATGTATCCGGAGGGGTATCTCCGTCAGCGGGTGCGGGTGGATGGATGGCAGGAAGAAATTGATGAGAACCTTGACAGGGATTCCGCCCCGATTGAACGTGTCTGCAATGAAAAGGGGGAGCAGATTATTGTGAAGGTGCCTTTTGTGGAACCTCCGGTACATGTCGCCAGCTGGAAGGTAGCGGTTGGCCGCATTTCCCTTTACCTGATGGATACCGATATCGAAATGAACGATCCGTGGAACCGGAAAATCAGTTCCCACCTGTATATCGGGGATATAGAGCAGCGTTTGCGACAGGAAATAGTGCTCGGTATCGGCGGAGTCGCCATGCTCAATGCACTCGGCATCAGGTATTCCGTCCTGCACCTGAATGAGGGACATCCTGCCTTTGCGCTGCTCGAACGTATCAGGGAAAGGATAGAAGGCGGGATGAGCTTTCAGGATGCGGCTGCACAGGTGTGGTCCACAACAATTTTTACCACACATACCCCGGTACCGGCGGGGCATGACGTGTTTCCCTTCCATCTGATGGATAAATATTTCAGCCGCTGCTATCCTTTCCTCGGCCTGAACAGGGATGATTTTCTCCAGATGGGCATTTATCCCGGAGAAAAGGACGCAGGGTTCAACATGACGACATTTGCCCTGCGCATGTCACGGTACAGCAACGGGGTGAGCAGGAAGCACGGTGAATTGGCACGACGGATGTGGAAACCGCTCTGGCCCGGCAGGAATGAAGAAGATATTCCGATCAGCCATATTACAAACGGAATCCATATCCCGACATGGATAGAACCGAAGATGGAGCTGCTTTTCAACAAATATCTCGGACCTGAATGGATCACAGATCATGACAGCCATGCTGTGTGGGAACTGATTGACAGTATTCCGGACGAAGAATTATGGCAGGTGCATTACTGGCTGAAGATAAAACTAATCAACTATATCAGGGAACAGGCCCGAAAGCGATGGATTGAAAACAAAGTGAATCCGGTAAATATCATAACGGGCGGCATTTTGCTTGATCCCATGACGCTGACAATCGGCTTCGCACGGCGTTTTGCCTCATACAAGAGGGCTGATCTTATCTTCAGAAACCCCGGGCGGCTTATGGCGCTCCTGAATAACCGGTGGAAGCCTCTGCAGATAATATTTGCCGGAAAGGCGCATCCCGCGGACGACGAAGGGAAAAGGATATTGCAGCGCATTTACAAGTTTGCACAGGATTCGGACCTTGGAGGAAGAATCGCGTTTGTGGAAAATTACAATGAGCAGCTCGCGCAGTATATGGTTCACGGGGTTGACCTGTGGCTGAATAATCCGTTGCCGCCTCTTGAGGCGTGCGGAACCAGCGGCATGAAGGCCTCCCTGAACGGTGTGCCGCATCTGAGT
The window above is part of the Nitrospirota bacterium genome. Proteins encoded here:
- a CDS encoding radical SAM protein, which gives rise to MIKTGDMAMRICEIFTSIQGESSYAGLPCTFIRVAGCNLRCTYCDTTYVYDEGAEVSLQEIMQNVRDAGTGLVEITGGEPLLQNEIHLLVSGLLEEGYTLLIETNGSQSIAGVDPRAVVILDIKTPGSGMHEKMDLSNLAMIKPSAEIKFVITGREDYQWSKDMIRAYGLSEKCHILMSPAYGTLPPSDLARWILEDRLNVRLNIQLHKYIFDPERRGV
- the glgP gene encoding alpha-glucan family phosphorylase, with the protein product MKDRFLHIPGRLSGLKELAYNLWWSWHPAARMLFKTIDRIAWKESGHNPVQMLQELPEETFQAIGSNEDFLRQYDTVLASYREDIMTKVCWFAANLKDTGCLPIAYFSAEYGLQHSLPFYAGGLGFLAGDHIKECSDLGVPMVAVGFMYPEGYLRQRVRVDGWQEEIDENLDRDSAPIERVCNEKGEQIIVKVPFVEPPVHVASWKVAVGRISLYLMDTDIEMNDPWNRKISSHLYIGDIEQRLRQEIVLGIGGVAMLNALGIRYSVLHLNEGHPAFALLERIRERIEGGMSFQDAAAQVWSTTIFTTHTPVPAGHDVFPFHLMDKYFSRCYPFLGLNRDDFLQMGIYPGEKDAGFNMTTFALRMSRYSNGVSRKHGELARRMWKPLWPGRNEEDIPISHITNGIHIPTWIEPKMELLFNKYLGPEWITDHDSHAVWELIDSIPDEELWQVHYWLKIKLINYIREQARKRWIENKVNPVNIITGGILLDPMTLTIGFARRFASYKRADLIFRNPGRLMALLNNRWKPLQIIFAGKAHPADDEGKRILQRIYKFAQDSDLGGRIAFVENYNEQLAQYMVHGVDLWLNNPLPPLEACGTSGMKASLNGVPHLSILDGWWLEGFDGKNGWAFEGKGDDRDAETICDILEKEVVPLYYRLNESGIPAGWVRIMKKAIKGTGASFSARRMVKEYALKFYHQALQSS